Proteins from a genomic interval of Pseudoalteromonas sp. MEBiC 03607:
- the rpsB gene encoding 30S ribosomal protein S2, with amino-acid sequence MANVSMRDMLQAGVHFGHQARYWNPKMKPFIFGARNRVHIINLEQTVPMFNEALKFLSNAASNKGKVLFVGTKRAASEAVKEAAIQSEQFYVNHRWLGGMLTNWKTVRQSIKRLKDLEAQSQDGTFEKLTKKEALMLTREMEKLEKSLGGIKDMGGLPDALFVIDADHEHIAIREANNLGIPVVAIVDTNSNPDGVDYIVPGNDDAIRAIQLYTGAVSAAITEGRENNIVAQAEKDDFVEAE; translated from the coding sequence ATGGCAAACGTTTCAATGCGCGATATGCTTCAAGCTGGTGTTCACTTTGGTCACCAGGCACGTTACTGGAACCCTAAGATGAAGCCTTTCATCTTCGGCGCTCGTAACCGTGTTCATATCATCAACCTAGAGCAAACTGTACCAATGTTCAACGAAGCACTTAAGTTCTTATCGAACGCAGCTTCTAACAAAGGTAAAGTACTTTTCGTTGGTACTAAGCGCGCAGCAAGCGAAGCAGTTAAAGAAGCAGCTATTCAAAGCGAGCAGTTCTACGTAAACCACCGTTGGTTAGGTGGTATGTTGACTAACTGGAAAACAGTTCGTCAATCAATCAAGCGTCTTAAAGACCTTGAAGCGCAGAGCCAAGACGGTACTTTCGAAAAGTTAACTAAGAAAGAAGCGTTAATGCTTACTCGTGAAATGGAAAAGCTTGAAAAGAGCCTTGGTGGTATCAAAGATATGGGCGGTCTTCCTGACGCACTTTTCGTTATCGATGCAGACCACGAGCACATCGCTATCCGTGAAGCTAACAACCTAGGTATTCCAGTTGTTGCTATCGTTGATACTAACTCTAACCCAGACGGTGTTGATTACATCGTACCTGGTAACGACGATGCGATCCGTGCTATTCAACTTTACACTGGCGCTGTATCAGCTGCGATCACTGAAGGTCGTGAGAACAACATCGTTGCTCAAGCTGAAAAAGACGACTTCGTAGAAGCTGAATAA
- a CDS encoding isoprenyl transferase produces MEYSIFMVLNADKISQQSLPKHVAIIMDGNGRWAQAKNRPRVYGHKKGVDAVRQSVQFCTRLGIQSLTLFAFSSENWRRPEDEVNTLMELFLFVLGKEVKKLHKNNVKLNIIGDLSRFSENLRNKVDAAHELTRNNTGLQLNVAANYGGRWDITNAATMLAKKVAAGEMAAEEITEELMSEHMSMADQVELDLMIRTGGDLRISNFLLWQAAYAELYFTDTLWPDFNEAAFADAIACYVARERRFGCTGEQIKQLLAET; encoded by the coding sequence ATGGAATACTCGATATTTATGGTTCTTAACGCTGATAAAATTTCCCAGCAAAGTTTGCCTAAGCATGTCGCTATAATCATGGATGGTAACGGTCGTTGGGCTCAAGCGAAAAATCGCCCACGTGTTTATGGGCATAAAAAAGGCGTTGATGCGGTTCGTCAATCAGTGCAATTTTGTACTCGCTTAGGTATACAGTCGTTAACACTATTCGCATTTAGTAGCGAAAATTGGCGACGCCCAGAGGACGAAGTAAATACGCTCATGGAGCTATTTTTATTCGTGTTGGGCAAAGAAGTTAAAAAGCTTCATAAAAATAATGTAAAGCTCAATATAATTGGTGATTTATCACGCTTTTCTGAGAATTTGCGTAATAAAGTTGATGCAGCACACGAGTTAACCCGTAATAATACGGGCTTGCAATTAAACGTTGCTGCTAATTATGGTGGCCGTTGGGATATTACCAATGCCGCAACCATGCTTGCAAAAAAAGTCGCAGCCGGTGAAATGGCCGCTGAAGAGATTACCGAAGAGCTCATGAGTGAACACATGAGCATGGCAGATCAAGTTGAGCTTGATTTAATGATCCGCACAGGTGGTGATTTGCGCATTAGTAACTTTCTTTTATGGCAAGCAGCTTACGCTGAGCTTTACTTTACCGATACGCTTTGGCCAGACTTTAATGAAGCTGCTTTTGCCGATGCTATCGCATGTTACGTTGCCAGAGAGCGACGATTTGGTTGTACAGGCGAACAAATAAAACAATTACTCGCCGAGACCTAA
- the pyrH gene encoding UMP kinase, producing MTINRKPIFRRVLLKLSGEALMGDEGFGIDPKVLDRMAQEIKELVELDVEVGLVIGGGNFLRGGSLAEAGMNRVVGDHMGMLATVMNGLAMRDALHRAFVNCRLMSAIPLNGVCDAYNWAEAISLLKSGRVVIFSAGTGNPFFTTDSAACLRGIEIEADTVIKATKVDGVYSDDPVKNPDATLYRHLSYNEIIDKELKVMDLAAFTLARDHNMPLSVFNMNKSGALKRVIMGEDEGTLISSQASDEINK from the coding sequence ATGACTATCAATCGTAAACCTATTTTTAGACGTGTTCTTCTTAAACTTAGCGGTGAAGCATTAATGGGAGACGAAGGCTTCGGCATCGACCCGAAAGTACTTGACCGTATGGCTCAAGAAATTAAAGAACTTGTAGAGCTCGACGTAGAAGTAGGTTTAGTTATCGGTGGCGGTAACTTCTTGCGTGGTGGTTCATTAGCAGAAGCAGGTATGAACCGCGTAGTGGGCGACCACATGGGTATGCTTGCTACGGTAATGAATGGTTTGGCAATGCGTGATGCTTTGCATCGTGCATTTGTAAATTGTCGCTTAATGTCTGCCATTCCATTAAATGGCGTGTGTGATGCTTACAACTGGGCAGAAGCTATCAGCTTATTAAAGTCTGGTCGTGTTGTTATCTTTTCTGCAGGCACAGGTAACCCATTCTTTACCACTGATTCTGCAGCGTGTTTACGCGGTATTGAAATTGAAGCTGATACCGTAATTAAAGCGACAAAAGTTGATGGTGTTTATTCAGATGACCCAGTGAAAAACCCAGACGCGACATTATATCGCCACTTAAGCTACAATGAGATCATTGATAAAGAACTAAAGGTTATGGACTTAGCGGCATTCACGCTTGCCCGTGATCATAATATGCCTTTAAGTGTATTTAACATGAATAAATCAGGCGCGCTTAAGCGTGTAATTATGGGCGAAGATGAAGGAACGCTTATCTCTTCACAAGCCTCGGATGAAATTAATAAATAG
- the dapD gene encoding 2,3,4,5-tetrahydropyridine-2,6-dicarboxylate N-succinyltransferase, which yields MSDLKTMIENAWDNRDSISPSTVSSEVKQAIIDALELLDSGAARVAEKISGEWVVHQWLKKAVLLSFRIRDNQPMSDGVNQFYDKVPLKFSDYTPEQFQQGGMRVVPNAVARKGSFVGKNVVLMPSYVNIGAYVDEGTMVDTWATVGSCAQIGKNVHLSGGVGIGGVLEPLQANPTIIEDNCFIGARSEIVEGVVVEEGAVISMGVYISQSTRIYDRETGETHYGRVPAGAVVVPGSLPSKDGSHSLYAAIIVKKVDQQTREKVGINALLRSIDE from the coding sequence ATGTCAGATTTAAAAACCATGATCGAAAACGCCTGGGACAACCGCGATAGCATCAGCCCAAGCACGGTATCAAGTGAAGTAAAGCAAGCGATTATCGATGCGCTTGAATTACTTGATAGCGGCGCTGCCCGTGTTGCTGAAAAAATCAGTGGTGAGTGGGTTGTACATCAATGGTTGAAAAAAGCGGTGCTACTGTCTTTTCGTATTCGTGATAACCAACCTATGAGCGATGGTGTTAATCAGTTTTACGACAAAGTACCACTTAAATTTAGCGACTACACACCAGAGCAATTCCAACAAGGCGGTATGCGTGTTGTGCCTAATGCAGTTGCGCGCAAAGGCAGCTTTGTAGGTAAAAACGTGGTGCTAATGCCATCTTATGTGAACATTGGTGCCTACGTTGATGAAGGTACGATGGTTGATACATGGGCAACGGTTGGCTCATGTGCACAAATTGGTAAAAACGTTCACTTGTCGGGCGGTGTAGGCATTGGTGGTGTACTTGAGCCACTGCAAGCAAACCCAACGATTATCGAAGATAACTGTTTTATCGGTGCACGCTCTGAGATTGTTGAAGGCGTTGTGGTAGAAGAAGGTGCGGTTATTTCAATGGGTGTTTACATCAGCCAAAGCACGCGCATCTATGACCGTGAAACAGGCGAAACTCATTACGGCCGAGTACCAGCGGGTGCAGTTGTTGTTCCAGGTTCTTTACCGTCAAAAGATGGTTCGCACAGCCTATACGCTGCTATCATCGTGAAAAAAGTTGACCAGCAAACTCGCGAAAAAGTAGGTATTAATGCCCTACTTCGCTCGATTGATGAATAA
- the map gene encoding type I methionyl aminopeptidase — translation MKNNFGASMSAVIKTPEEIEKMRVAGRLAAEVLEMIEPHVVPGVTTDELNTICHDYIVNVQDAIPAPLNYHGFPKSICTSVNHVICHGIPNDKPLKEGDSVNIDVTVIKDGYHGDTSKMFHVGTPNIQGKRLADITQESLYLAIKMVKPGVRLGDIGAAIQKYAESFNYSIVREYCGHGIGAEFHEEPQVMHYGKAGTGEVLKAGMCLTIEPMVNAGKRQCKLLKDNWTVVTKDRSLSAQWEHTLLVTENGVEILTLRSDDTIDRIIEH, via the coding sequence CTGAAAAACAACTTTGGAGCCTCAATGAGTGCTGTGATCAAGACCCCTGAAGAAATCGAAAAAATGCGTGTTGCCGGGCGCTTAGCCGCCGAGGTACTTGAAATGATAGAACCGCATGTGGTGCCAGGTGTAACCACAGATGAACTAAATACAATTTGTCATGATTATATTGTTAATGTTCAAGATGCTATTCCAGCACCGCTTAATTATCACGGTTTCCCAAAATCAATTTGCACCTCAGTGAACCATGTAATTTGTCACGGTATTCCGAATGACAAACCGCTCAAAGAAGGTGATAGCGTAAATATTGACGTTACTGTGATCAAAGATGGCTATCACGGTGATACTTCTAAGATGTTCCATGTAGGTACACCTAATATTCAAGGTAAGCGCCTTGCGGATATTACGCAAGAAAGCCTATACCTTGCTATTAAAATGGTTAAACCTGGCGTGCGCTTAGGTGATATCGGTGCTGCAATTCAAAAGTACGCTGAGAGCTTTAACTATTCAATTGTTCGCGAATACTGTGGTCACGGTATTGGTGCTGAGTTCCACGAAGAGCCACAAGTAATGCACTATGGAAAAGCAGGTACTGGCGAAGTATTGAAAGCTGGTATGTGCTTAACAATCGAACCAATGGTCAATGCCGGTAAACGTCAGTGTAAATTACTAAAAGACAACTGGACAGTTGTAACAAAAGACCGTTCTTTGTCTGCGCAGTGGGAACACACACTACTAGTGACTGAAAATGGTGTTGAAATTTTAACGCTCCGATCAGATGATACTATCGACAGGATCATCGAACACTAG
- the tsf gene encoding translation elongation factor Ts, giving the protein MAVTAALVKELRERTGAGMMDCKKALTETNGDIELAIENMRKSGAAKAAKKAGNIAAEGTILIKEGNGFAALLEVNCQTDFVAKDSNFLGFANEVLDAAAESKADIDALKAQFEETRVALVAKIGENINVRRVEYIDGDKLSSYRHGDRIGVVVVGEADEETLKQVAMHVAASKPEFVNPEDVPADVVEKEKAVQIDIAMNEGKPAEIAEKMVVGRMKKFTGEISLTGQAFIMEPKKTVGEILKEKGATVTNFIRLEVGEGIERKEEDFAAEVAAQIAAAKGE; this is encoded by the coding sequence ATGGCTGTAACTGCTGCCCTAGTTAAAGAATTACGCGAGCGTACTGGCGCTGGCATGATGGATTGTAAAAAAGCGTTAACTGAAACTAACGGTGACATCGAGTTAGCGATTGAAAACATGCGTAAGAGCGGTGCTGCAAAGGCTGCTAAAAAAGCAGGTAACATCGCTGCTGAAGGTACAATCTTAATCAAAGAAGGTAACGGTTTCGCTGCGCTTCTTGAAGTTAACTGTCAAACTGACTTCGTTGCTAAAGATTCAAACTTCCTTGGCTTCGCGAATGAAGTATTAGACGCTGCTGCAGAATCTAAAGCAGACATCGATGCACTTAAAGCACAGTTCGAAGAAACGCGTGTTGCACTAGTTGCTAAAATCGGTGAAAACATCAATGTTCGTCGCGTTGAGTACATCGACGGTGACAAACTTTCTTCTTACCGCCACGGCGACCGTATCGGTGTTGTTGTAGTTGGTGAAGCTGACGAAGAAACACTTAAGCAAGTTGCTATGCACGTAGCTGCGTCTAAGCCTGAGTTCGTAAACCCAGAAGACGTACCAGCTGACGTTGTTGAAAAAGAAAAAGCAGTTCAAATCGACATCGCGATGAACGAAGGCAAGCCTGCTGAAATCGCTGAGAAAATGGTTGTTGGTCGTATGAAGAAATTCACTGGTGAGATCTCTCTTACTGGTCAAGCTTTCATCATGGAACCTAAGAAAACTGTTGGCGAAATTCTTAAAGAGAAAGGCGCAACTGTTACTAACTTCATCCGTTTAGAAGTTGGTGAAGGTATCGAGCGTAAAGAAGAAGACTTCGCTGCTGAAGTAGCTGCTCAAATCGCTGCTGCAAAAGGCGAGTAA
- a CDS encoding phosphatidate cytidylyltransferase, with protein sequence MLKQRILTSLVLAPLALVLVFYTPLTLFSYIAAGIVLLGAWEWSAFMGLCDKVKRFGFVAATAVFLALLNWHWPIDSLWQNGQLVGDANYLFTLSFAWWIVATYLVWRYPAMAKAWNEGIVMRAIAGFLTLVPLWLALNTLRSAGYGESTHFGSMLILVVLGIVWSADIGAYFTGKNLGKHKLMPKVSPNKTIEGLLGGVVASVIFVLVFCHYSNVDMAVWPIYAIMTAFIALFSAVGDLLESMFKREVGLKDSGSCLPGHGGILDRIDSLTAAAPIFVLCYAWTLSL encoded by the coding sequence TTGCTAAAACAACGAATTTTAACCTCGCTCGTGTTGGCACCACTTGCACTTGTATTGGTATTTTATACCCCATTAACTCTATTTAGTTATATCGCCGCCGGTATCGTATTACTCGGTGCATGGGAATGGTCTGCGTTTATGGGGCTATGCGATAAAGTTAAACGTTTTGGATTTGTCGCTGCAACAGCGGTGTTTCTTGCATTATTAAATTGGCATTGGCCGATTGACTCGCTTTGGCAAAATGGTCAACTAGTAGGTGATGCAAACTATCTATTCACGCTATCGTTTGCTTGGTGGATTGTAGCTACTTACTTAGTTTGGCGTTATCCCGCTATGGCAAAAGCGTGGAATGAAGGCATTGTGATGCGTGCCATTGCCGGATTTTTAACACTCGTACCACTTTGGTTAGCTTTAAATACCCTGCGTAGCGCAGGCTATGGCGAATCAACCCATTTCGGCTCTATGCTTATTCTTGTGGTTTTAGGCATTGTTTGGAGCGCAGACATCGGTGCATATTTTACTGGTAAAAACTTAGGCAAACACAAACTAATGCCAAAAGTGAGCCCAAATAAGACCATTGAAGGCCTACTTGGTGGCGTGGTGGCCTCAGTTATTTTTGTTTTAGTATTTTGTCATTACAGCAATGTTGATATGGCTGTGTGGCCAATTTATGCGATTATGACAGCATTTATTGCGCTGTTTTCAGCGGTAGGCGATTTATTAGAAAGTATGTTTAAACGTGAAGTTGGCTTGAAAGACAGCGGTTCATGTTTACCAGGTCATGGTGGTATTCTAGACCGCATCGATAGCTTAACAGCTGCTGCACCTATTTTTGTACTTTGTTACGCATGGACATTGAGTTTATGA
- the ispC gene encoding 1-deoxy-D-xylulose-5-phosphate reductoisomerase produces MSKVEQLVVLGATGSIGLSTLDVVARNPERFAVFALAAGKNAEKMAELCIAHQPKFAVMADQHAAAALSNLLASSSCKTEILAGTSAMSELAAHTDADTVMSAIVGAAGLLPTLSAVEAGKKVLLANKESLVMSGQLFIDKVKQHGATLLPIDSEHNAIFQCMPASLQTASGLLADHGVSKILLTGSGGPFLTRDLATLPSVTVAEAVAHPNWSMGQKISVDSATMMNKGLEFIEAKWLFNCQASDIEVVIHPQSIIHSMVQYQDGSVLAQMGNPDMRTPIAHALAFPERVDAGVKPLDFAQIADFTFTKPDYARYPNLKLAIEACEMGQGATTTVNAANEVAVAAFLAGQIKFTDIFRINSQTLAATQDVNVHTLDEILACDEAARIKATEFVRRGIN; encoded by the coding sequence ATGAGCAAAGTAGAACAACTCGTCGTATTAGGCGCAACTGGTTCAATCGGTTTAAGCACCTTAGATGTTGTTGCTCGTAACCCAGAGCGCTTTGCTGTTTTTGCCTTAGCTGCTGGTAAAAATGCCGAGAAAATGGCTGAACTATGTATTGCACATCAACCTAAGTTTGCCGTAATGGCAGATCAACACGCCGCGGCTGCGCTGTCTAACTTACTTGCCAGTAGCTCTTGTAAAACAGAGATTCTTGCAGGTACAAGTGCTATGAGCGAGCTTGCTGCTCATACTGATGCTGACACTGTCATGTCGGCTATTGTCGGTGCAGCAGGCTTGTTACCTACTTTAAGCGCCGTTGAGGCGGGCAAAAAAGTATTGCTTGCTAATAAAGAGTCTCTAGTTATGTCGGGTCAGTTGTTTATTGATAAAGTTAAACAACATGGTGCTACTTTATTGCCAATCGATAGCGAACATAATGCTATTTTCCAGTGTATGCCTGCATCGCTACAAACTGCATCGGGTTTACTTGCCGATCATGGTGTGAGCAAAATTTTGCTTACTGGTTCTGGTGGTCCTTTCTTAACGCGTGATTTAGCGACATTACCATCCGTGACTGTAGCAGAAGCGGTGGCACACCCTAATTGGTCGATGGGACAAAAAATATCTGTCGATTCAGCCACTATGATGAATAAAGGCCTTGAGTTTATTGAAGCCAAGTGGTTATTTAATTGCCAAGCAAGCGATATTGAAGTGGTGATACACCCGCAAAGTATTATTCACTCTATGGTGCAATATCAAGATGGCTCAGTGCTTGCGCAAATGGGTAATCCAGATATGCGCACTCCTATAGCTCACGCTTTAGCATTTCCTGAGCGCGTTGATGCTGGGGTTAAACCTCTCGACTTTGCACAGATTGCAGACTTTACTTTCACTAAGCCAGATTATGCACGATATCCAAATTTAAAACTTGCGATTGAAGCATGCGAAATGGGGCAGGGTGCAACAACCACTGTCAACGCTGCAAATGAAGTTGCAGTTGCTGCATTTTTAGCTGGCCAGATTAAGTTTACAGATATCTTTCGTATTAACTCACAAACCCTAGCAGCAACACAGGATGTTAATGTGCATACATTAGACGAGATCCTGGCTTGTGATGAAGCTGCTCGCATTAAAGCCACTGAGTTTGTTAGAAGAGGCATTAATTAG
- the frr gene encoding ribosome recycling factor codes for MINDIKKDASERMQKSVAALGSQLSKIRTGRAHPALLDGIQVSYYGADTPLNQVANVTIEDSRTLAISVFDKSLAQAVEKAIMASDLGLNPMSAGTVIRVPLPPLTEERRKDLIKIVRGEVEGGRVAVRNIRRDANGDIKSLLKDKEISEDEARQAEDEIQKLTDKFIKEMDTQLTAKEAELMEI; via the coding sequence GTGATTAACGATATCAAAAAAGATGCGTCAGAACGTATGCAAAAAAGTGTTGCGGCACTAGGCAGTCAATTATCTAAAATTCGCACAGGCCGTGCTCACCCTGCATTACTTGACGGTATTCAAGTGTCTTACTACGGTGCTGACACGCCACTAAACCAAGTAGCTAATGTAACAATTGAAGACTCGCGTACACTTGCAATCAGCGTGTTCGACAAGTCATTAGCGCAAGCGGTAGAAAAAGCAATAATGGCATCAGATTTAGGTTTAAACCCTATGTCTGCTGGTACTGTGATCCGTGTTCCACTTCCTCCACTTACTGAAGAGCGTCGTAAAGACCTTATCAAAATTGTACGTGGTGAAGTTGAAGGCGGCCGTGTTGCTGTTCGTAACATTCGTCGTGACGCAAATGGCGACATTAAGAGCTTATTGAAAGACAAAGAAATTTCTGAAGATGAAGCGCGTCAAGCAGAAGACGAAATCCAAAAGCTTACAGATAAGTTCATCAAAGAGATGGATACACAATTAACAGCGAAAGAAGCTGAATTGATGGAAATCTAA
- the glnD gene encoding [protein-PII] uridylyltransferase, with protein MALPNKVKKLLSQAEQLSDYRDCSSYFYKWLQNEFSKQPVSNLINARAEFIDRLLIKLFHDYDLAHESDLALIAVGGYGRGELHPYSDIDFMLLVSEQPSEAVCEKIGQFVTMLWDLNLEIGHSVRTIEQALEQKREDVTFATSLLESRLIFGNHIEFEKLKNHLIDTPIWRSDEFFLAKVQEQSLRHKKCHGTAYNLEPNIKENPGGLRDLQTIIWVAKKHFRAETLQELINHGYLTHEEYQELSECLENLWNIRFALHIAAGRSENRLLFDHQPHAAEILGFGSEGKASVERMMKRLFRIMSRVRELNQMLLSYFEQSILPGAGELPVVELDRNFERIGHQIRVKNPSVFFRRDQLFVLFEHIADNPEITHIYPSTIRTMRQVRRRLLGDLQDYAACREAFLRLIKHPNGMGRAFTLMHKHGIIAAYLPQWRNIFGQMQFDLFHAYTVDEHTHKLINNIYKYFDKSKVSEFPLCSEIVTRMDKPELLYLAGIFHDIAKGRGGDHSELGSVDAIAFAKLHRFPSSDGKLISWLVANHLLMSVTAQRKDINDPDVIKDFASKVKNERQLDYLYCLTLADIRATNDNLWNDWKNTLLRELYLHTQRALRLGLENPMDQRDQIRDKKQQAKQRLLNHGCNEDQIDLIWSRFKANYFTAFSEQQISWQTEHLLNCEDLSLPSVTVSDTAMHGGTQVFAYSPYSGGLFARLVSVIGSKKAQIQHAQVLTTKDGYVIFSFVILEVNGDPIASSRAQGIKRALELAISDPKKKIRIKKNRSQRFKDFNIKPKIVLRPHARKDRSLIEIQAVDIPGLLTKIAEVFQAHLLHIHAARITTVGERAEDFFVVSNNEYQALTDEEQAKIHQALRKKLNAETE; from the coding sequence GTGGCATTACCCAATAAAGTAAAAAAGTTGCTCAGCCAAGCTGAGCAACTTAGCGATTATCGCGACTGTTCTAGTTATTTTTATAAATGGCTACAGAACGAATTCTCAAAACAACCCGTTAGCAACTTAATTAATGCCCGTGCTGAGTTTATCGACCGCTTATTAATTAAACTGTTTCATGATTACGACCTTGCTCACGAAAGTGACTTAGCACTTATCGCTGTGGGTGGATATGGTCGTGGCGAACTACATCCCTACTCCGATATCGACTTTATGCTGCTGGTTAGTGAACAGCCCAGTGAAGCCGTATGCGAGAAAATTGGCCAGTTTGTCACCATGCTTTGGGATCTTAATTTAGAAATTGGTCACAGCGTTCGTACAATAGAACAAGCATTAGAACAAAAACGCGAAGATGTGACATTTGCCACCAGCTTGCTCGAAAGCCGATTAATTTTTGGTAATCACATTGAATTTGAAAAACTCAAAAATCATTTGATTGATACACCAATTTGGCGCTCAGACGAATTCTTTTTGGCAAAAGTACAAGAACAAAGTTTACGCCATAAAAAATGTCATGGTACGGCTTATAATCTTGAACCAAACATCAAAGAAAACCCAGGTGGCCTGCGCGATTTACAGACCATTATTTGGGTAGCTAAAAAGCACTTTAGAGCCGAAACATTACAAGAACTAATAAATCACGGCTATCTTACTCACGAAGAATACCAAGAGCTTTCTGAATGTTTAGAAAACCTTTGGAACATTCGTTTTGCGCTGCACATCGCTGCGGGGCGATCTGAAAACCGTTTACTGTTCGACCACCAACCTCACGCAGCAGAAATTCTTGGCTTTGGTAGTGAAGGTAAGGCCTCAGTTGAGCGCATGATGAAGCGCTTATTCCGTATTATGAGCCGCGTGCGTGAACTCAACCAAATGCTACTTTCATACTTCGAGCAAAGTATTTTGCCAGGTGCTGGTGAGTTACCAGTGGTTGAGCTTGACCGTAACTTTGAACGTATTGGCCATCAAATTCGCGTAAAAAACCCGTCGGTATTTTTCCGCCGAGATCAGCTATTTGTGTTGTTCGAGCATATTGCTGATAACCCTGAAATTACCCATATCTACCCAAGTACTATACGCACAATGCGTCAAGTACGTCGCCGGTTACTCGGTGATTTACAAGATTACGCCGCTTGCCGTGAAGCATTTTTGCGCTTAATTAAACACCCAAATGGTATGGGTCGCGCATTTACCTTAATGCACAAGCACGGCATTATCGCGGCCTATTTACCGCAGTGGCGTAATATCTTTGGGCAAATGCAATTTGATTTATTCCACGCCTATACCGTAGATGAGCACACCCACAAACTAATCAACAATATTTATAAATATTTTGATAAGTCAAAAGTCAGCGAGTTTCCGCTTTGTAGTGAAATCGTCACCCGCATGGATAAACCTGAGTTACTTTATTTAGCGGGTATATTCCATGATATCGCCAAAGGCCGTGGCGGCGACCACTCTGAACTAGGCTCGGTTGATGCGATTGCGTTTGCTAAATTGCACCGTTTCCCGTCATCAGACGGCAAGCTTATTTCATGGTTAGTGGCTAATCACTTACTTATGTCGGTCACTGCACAGCGTAAAGATATTAATGACCCAGACGTAATTAAAGACTTTGCAAGCAAAGTAAAAAATGAGCGCCAGCTAGATTATTTATATTGCTTAACCTTGGCCGATATTCGTGCCACTAACGATAATCTATGGAACGATTGGAAAAACACCCTACTACGTGAGCTGTATTTACATACCCAGCGAGCACTGCGTTTAGGTCTTGAAAACCCAATGGATCAGCGCGACCAGATTCGTGATAAAAAACAGCAAGCCAAGCAGCGCTTATTGAATCACGGCTGCAATGAAGACCAAATTGACTTAATTTGGAGCCGCTTTAAAGCGAATTATTTTACCGCCTTTAGTGAGCAACAAATTTCGTGGCAAACAGAGCACTTATTAAATTGTGAAGATTTAAGCCTACCAAGCGTCACTGTTTCTGACACCGCAATGCACGGGGGGACGCAAGTATTCGCTTACAGCCCATACTCAGGGGGTTTATTTGCACGCTTGGTGAGTGTAATTGGTTCGAAAAAAGCGCAAATCCAACATGCCCAGGTGTTAACGACTAAAGATGGCTATGTGATTTTTAGCTTTGTTATTTTAGAAGTTAATGGTGACCCGATTGCAAGTAGCCGTGCGCAAGGCATTAAGCGTGCATTAGAGCTTGCGATTAGCGATCCGAAAAAGAAAATTCGCATCAAAAAGAACCGCTCACAGCGCTTTAAAGACTTTAATATCAAACCAAAAATTGTGCTTAGACCGCATGCTCGTAAAGATCGCAGCTTAATTGAAATCCAAGCGGTGGATATTCCGGGTCTATTAACGAAAATTGCTGAAGTATTTCAAGCACACTTATTACATATTCATGCCGCGCGGATCACCACTGTTGGTGAACGTGCAGAAGATTTCTTCGTGGTATCAAATAACGAATACCAAGCATTAACAGACGAAGAACAGGCTAAAATTCATCAAGCATTGCGTAAAAAACTCAACGCAGAAACCGAATAA